The nucleotide sequence AAGCAACAAGTCACTAACGTGATCATGGAAGGCTCCTATGAACAGACGATTAAGGTGATGCAGAGCATTGATAGCCAACAAAATTTCTTGGTGGTGCGGGGATTAACGGTTGAAGCCGTTCCGAACAAGCCTGGCCTGGTCAAGTCAACCTTTAACATGATTGCCTATGTCCCCCTTACCCCAGAGGAATTGGCGGCGGCCAATCCACCCCCAGAACCCAAGCCGGAAGGGGAAGGGCAAAAAGATGGCCAACCTAAACCGGAGGGTACCTAAGTCATTATTAAGCCCCAGAGACTAACCAACTGTTAAGACCAACCCGTGATCTAGAAATTCATCCTTCTTTATTGTTCTGAGTTTTGCCAAGTTTTGTGAGGAGTAGAGTCGTGAACCAGTCTCAAGCGTTACAACGAATCGGGGTCAGTTGCCTGACTGCTAGTCTCCTGTTGCCTTTAGCCCAACCCGCGGCTTTTGGGGCAGATACGGAAATTACCGGGATTAAGTTGAACAGTACCCCCAATGGGATTCAAGTTGTCTTTAATGTGCAAGGAAATTTGCGTCCTCCTGTCTTCACGGTCAATCGGGGTAACGCCTCCATTGCCGATATTTCCAACAGTCAACTCCGCTTACCCCAAGGAGGAGCCTTCCGCCAAGATAACCCGGCTCCTGGCATCACCTCCTTAGAAGTTGCCCAGCTTGATCCCAAAACGATTCGGATTACAGTTAACGGTGTTGCTTCGGCCCCAAGCTCTCAGGTTGTCCGCAAACCCGATGGCTCCGGGCTACTTCTGAATTTTATCACCGCCCAAAAACCCGCTGGCCCAGCGACTCCACCCATTTCTGGACAGCCCGCCAATACATTCCCCGGCCCAAACCCTGTGCCACCACTCCAAGCCCGCGCCGTGGCCCCACCTGTGGGAGATATCGTGATTGCCCCGGTGCTCTCTGACCCGGATGTGATTGATTTGGGAACCTCTGAACGAATTCCTCGCCTCCTCTTACGGGAAGCCCCAGTCCGCGAAGTATTAGGTCTTTTAGCCCGGGCAGCAGGAGCTAACATTGCCTACTCAGAGGACAGTGGTGGGCCTGGGGCAGGGCCACAAACCATATCCCTAGATATTGAAAATGAGTCTGTCCAAGATGTCTTCAACTATGTGATTCGGGTAGCAGGATTACAGGCTAATCGCCAGGGACGCACCATTTTCGTTGGCTCCCAACTTCCCCCAGAGGCCCAAAATCGGATTGTCCGCACCATTCGGTTGAACCAAATGTGGGCTACCATTCAAACCCAGACGGTACAAACCCTCACTTCCCAGGCCAATACAGGTGGGAGTGTCGGTGCAATTGCTGGCTCCGCTAGCAGTGGGACAACGGCTGGTACGTCTACCCCTGTCCAAACCTCCATTAACCGGCAAACCCAGATTACCGATAACATCAATCAACTCGGGGCCCTCGAACTGTTGCAATCCTATGGGGCAAACCAAGGTGCAACAACCCCACAAGGTTCCCAGTTTCAAAGTACCCTATTGGCTGGCCTGTCCGTAATTGCCGATGCGCGGACAAACTCTGTCACCTTGATTGGCACTCCCCGGAAGGTGGAAATGGCCATGAGTATCATTTCCCAATTGGATGTTCGCAAGCGACAAGCCATGGTGAACGTTAAGTTTGTGGATGTGAACCTCCTCAAGGGCCGAGTGTTTAACACTAATATTCAAACCAATTTTGGCGATAGCTTGACAGCAGCAATCTTCGATCCTAATGGCTTAAGCGTTAGCAGTGGCACTCAACCCCCTGGCCAAAGCCCCCCTGTTGTCATCCCACCGGATCGGGAAAATACAACGGCGATTATCTTTCCGCCCATTGCCATCCCAGGCCTGCCTGTCGGTCAAACCGTTAGTAATTTCTTTGCCAATATCATCCTTCAAGTACAAACGGGAAATGTAACCATCCTGACCAATCCAACCCTAGTCATTCAAGAAGGGAGTGCGGCTCAGGTTAACTTGACCCAAGAAGTGTTTTCGGGGATTACTTCCACGGCTTCTACAACGGGTACAGGGAGTGGAGCCGCCGTTGCTGCGACCAGTATTACGCCCATCATTCGCCAGGCCGGGGTCATTTTTAACGTCACGATTGACCAGATTGATGATAATGGCTTTATTACGATGCAACTGTCGCCGGAAGTCAGTGCCCCCAGTGGAACTTACTCAGTGGTTTTCCCAGGTGTTTCTCTGCCTTCGACTGGAACCTTATTATCCCAACGACGAATGGAGTCGGGGCGGATTCGCCTACGGGATGGGCAAACTCTGGTTCTGGCAGGGATTATTCAGGATCAGGATCGTTCAACCGTGACGAAAATTCCCATCTTGGGTGATCTTCCGATCCTGGGACGTTTGTTCCGGCAAGAATCGAGTACCCGTGATCGGCGGGAGTTGGTGGTGATGGTGACACCAAAAGTGATGGATGATTCCCAAAACGCCACCAACGGCTACATCTACTCCCCAGGCCAAGGCATTAGCCCCCAAATGCAGCAGCAAATTCTCACCCCTCCTCGCCGGTACTAGAACAAGGATGATTGATTAAAGCTAAAGCAGAAGCTCTCCAAGCTCATTGTTTAGGAATGGCGAATTGAGATTAAGTTCTTGATTCGTCATTTTTATGTTTTTAGTTTATGTTTTTAGGGTTTTCGCCAGAGGGCATCGGCCATGCGACAGGTTTGGACTATTTCCAGGCCATCATGGACGCGAACCAGATCTACCCCTTGGGCAATGGCATAGCAACAGGTGGCAGCAGTTCCCCAAACCCGGCCCTTTGGCTCTGGTTGGTTGAGGATTTCGCCAATAAACCGTTTCCGAGAGGTTCCGACCAGAATGGGACAGCCGAGGGTTTGAAAATGCCGGAGGTTTTGCAAGAGTTGGATATTTTGAGTCGTTGTTTTGGCAAAGCCGATCCCTGGATCAATCACAATCCGAGACTTAGAGATACCAAAACTTAGGGCAGTCGAAATTTGGGTCTGGAAAAACTCTTGTAATTCCCCAATTAAATCCCGGTAATCGGTCAGAGTTTGCATGGTTTGGGGAGTGCCGCGGCGGTGCATCAAGATGATTGGAGCCTCGGTCTGGGCTGCTACTTGAAAAATTTTGGGATCATCTTTCCCTCCAGAAACGTCATTAATCAGATCGGCTCCGGCATTCAGAGCGGCCTGGGCCACCTCGGAGCGAGTTGTATCAATCGAAATGGCTATGTCTAATCCCTGGCGGATCGCTTGAATCACTGGAATGACTCGCCCTAGTTCTTGATCTAATGAAATTTCAACAGCCCCAGGCCGGGTGGATTGGCCGCCAACATCTAAAATATCCACGCCCGCATCAGCTAATCCTTGAGCTTGTTTTAAGGCTGCTTCTAGGCTGACAAACTCACCCCCATCACTGAAACTATCTGGGGTGATATTCAAAATCCCCATCACATAGGTCTTCCGGCCCCAAATAAATTCCTGCCCTCGAATGCGCCAACCCCCAGGCCCGTCAACCGGATGCACACTTGCCTTGTTAGGATAGAAATCCACTCTATTTGCCTACTGTTCTGTCGTGATTCTCGCCCTATGGTAGCAAGGGGCCTGGGACTAGAGACAAACCATTCTGCCCCATTGAGCAATGTTCTGACTGACCATGAGCGTTAACCATGCAATTTATTGATCAAGCCGAAATTGAAGTCCGGGCCGGGAAAGGGGGAGATGGGATTGTCGCCTTTCGGCGGGAAAAATATGTGCCAGCCGGGGGGCCAGCCGGGGGCAATGGCGGCCATGGCGGTTCCGTGATTTTGGAGGCGGTGACTCATTTACAAACTCTTTTGGATTTTCAATATGCCCGCATTTTTAAGGGTGAAGATGGCAAACGGGGCGGCCCGAGTAATATGACTGGAGCGAGTGGGCCGGATCGGATCATTCAAGTTCCCTGTGGCACAGTGGTTTTAGATGCGCAGACTGGGGAAATGTTGGGGGATTTGGTCGAGCCAGGCCAGCAGTTATTAGTCGCTAAAGGGGGAAAAGGGGGCCTGGGGAATAAACATTTCTTGAGCAACAGCAAACGAGCCCCAGATTATGCCCTACCCGGCCTGGCAGGAGAAGAACGATTTTTGCGACTAGAACTCAAACTCTTAGCCGAAGTGGGGATTATTGGTCAGCCCAATGCCGGTAAATCTACCTTAATTTCCATTCTCTCCGCTGCCCGCCCGAAAATTGCTGATTATCCCTTTACAACTTTAATCCCAAATTTAGGGGTAGTCCGCCGACCGAATGGGGATGGAACTGTGTTTGCCGATATTCCGGGATTGATTGCAGGGGCGCATTTGGGGGCCGGCCTGGGCCATGAGTTTTTACGCCATATTGAACGCACCAAGGTCCTAATTCATTTGCTGGATGCCACCGGAGATGATCCTTTTGCAGCCTATGAGACGATCCAGGCCGAGTTAGCCGCCTATGGTCATGGGTTAGCCAGCCGCCCGCAAATTGTGGCCCTGAATAAAATTGATGCCCTACTCCCAGAGGATATAGAGACAATCCAGGCCCAGTTTCCCGATTCCTTAAATATTTTGACGATTTCTGCCGCGACTGGAGCTGGCCTGGAAGTGCTTTTAACCCATGTTTGGGCTTGTCTGGATGCCTACAATCAAGATAGGCAAGATATGAATGATGACGATACGCTGCTTTATGTCCCCATCTGAACCCGACTTACTGGCTCCTGAATTCCAGGCCGCGGTGGAACGACTCCATGAACTGACTCTGTGGTGGCGATGGTTCTTGGTCATTGTGCTGTGGATTACGGTCGGGGGCTTTAGTCTGTGGATACTCCGGGGTGATATAAGTCTTTTGAAGGAGCATTTTACCTGGGCATCTGTCCGCTATGCCTTAGCGTTTAATCGGGGTGCTGCCATTGGCCTGGGCTTGTGTCTGGGCATGACCTTGGCGGTATTGATGTGGCAAACGCGCAATATCTTATGGGGCCGCCCCCAGGCCTGGCAAAAACGTCTAGAGCGGCGGGTTTGGCAAATTCGTTTACAGGGCAGCAGTCATCCCCTATGGCGTTGGGTGTGCGCTCAAAAGTAAACCAGCTAAGGGTTCTGGCACCGGGAAAATAATTAAAATCAATAATCCTAATGCCACCAGTCCCAGACCATCGCGCCAAGAATTAAGTTCCGAGACATCATTGACGGCGGGTTCATCAAAGGCTGGCATCAGAAAGAGAATGATGGCCCAAAAGAAGAGCCAAGGTTGCACAAAGGACAGGACTAAGACCAAGAGGCGGGTAATTTGCCCAATGATCGCCCCAGCCCGATGACCATACATGGCATGAACAATATGTCCGCCATCCAACTGACCCACAGGCATCAAATTTAAGGCCGTCACCACCAGGCCCAAGGCCCCCGCAATCGCCACTGGATGTAGGTGAATCCCGGAGAGGGTCGTTAAATCGGCTCCCCAGACAAAACGGCAGAACAAGGCAAACAAAATCGAAATCCGCGGATTCAGGGCCTCAATGCTCAACCGACTGCTGCTGTCTTGGGGAAGTTCGACCAGTTGTGATTGCCCCAGGCCCCAGACCAAAATCGGTAATGTCACCAAGAGTCCTGCCAATGGCCCCGCAATGCCCACATCAAACAAGGCCCGGCGATGGGGAATCGGAGAGCGAATTTGGATAAAGGCCCCCAACGTCCCCAGGCCAAAGGGAATTGGAATAAAGTAGGGCAACGTGGCCTGGATTTGGTAATACTTGGCCATAAAATAATGCCCACTTTCATGAACCCCCAAAATTCCCACCAACGCCAAGGCATAAGGCAAACCAGCCAGCAAGAGTTGGGGAGAACGAATTACCATCGCCACAGTCAGATTGGGTTGGGCCAGGGCGGCTCCGGCTAAGGTCGTGGTCAGCAGGGTGAATGCAAACAAAAGTCCGGTGACGAGGGGGCGGGTTAACTGGCCAGGGCTAGGAATCCGTTGCTTGGGAATTAGGGCAAAAAAGGGTTTATCGCTGCCTCCCATTTGAAACGTGACTAAAAACCGATCCCCAAACTGGAGGGCAATATTGTCTTGAACGGTGGTATAAACTTTCTCGGCCTGACCCCGCATCTGCCCCCGACAAATCACGGCCTGGGGACGATATTCAATTTGCTGAAGATAATAGAGTGACCAGGGAAAACAGCCTTGGAGTTGTGCTTCTTCAGCCCGGTTAAGTAGGTTTTGAACTGGTTCTGCCTCTGCTTGGGCCTGGGGGTTTGTTTCGGGGGTGGGAGCAGCGGGTAAATTTCGGCGCAGTAAAACCCAATATAGGAACGAGCTAAAAATAAAGACCATAATCAGCAGCAGGGAGGGAATGGCTTGTTGTCCCTTGACGAGCATCCAGGCCACGATGAAAAAAGCTGGCATCATCAAAACCAGCCACAGCAACCAGGCCGGAGTCCGACTCATTCGGGCCGCCCCGCGTTGAACCAAGAGATAGAGGATCAAGCCCAGAAGCAGTAGAGACACCCAAACCATTCATTTCCTCGCCGTTTTAGCAGTGATTTCTCAAGCGTTGTGGCCATCTACCGGGCGATCTGGGGCATCTCTGGGGACACTCAAATTTTTCCGGGATGTTAGTATTCCATCTCCATTGTAGGAATGACAAGAATCACTGCGCAAACCGAGAGAGCTAGGGAATTTGTTCGTGGGTCATGACCGTAAACCGAAAGAAGTTCCGCAGCACCTCTGGATCCACTTGTACCAGTCCCGCCTCGCCAATCCAGGTATTAATTAACTCAGTGGCTTGGGGGTCACCCCGCAGAAACTCCCCCATAAATTTGACAATGGTGTAGTTGACTTGGCGGCGAAAGGTGGCATCGCCCTGGGGCAGCATACAACCCACACCATAACTAGCCAGGGGAGACTGGGGAGCTAAATCCAGGTTTGTCATCCCTAAGCTTTGACTCAGGGCCATAATAAATAGACTATCCCCAACTACTCCATCTACTTTTTTGGCTTTTAAGGCTTTTAAGGCATCCGTAAAGGTGGCAATAGGAACCAACGTGGCCTGGGGTTGAGCTAACTTAGCCGCTTTTTCAAAAACCGTATTGGGAACCACTGCCAGGCGTTTTCCGGCCAAGGCCTGTAAAGTCAGTAAATTACTGCCTTGGGGAACCAATACCCGGACATTGACAATGTTGTAACTTGTTGAAAAATCTACATACTGATCTCGGTTCCAGGTAAAGGCGGTATTACAAACAATGTCCACTTCCCGATTTTGGAGCTTGCTAATCTGAGCAGCAGCATCTTCAGCTTGGACGGCCTGGAGGGTGATGGGTTTACCCAGTTCTTGGCTCAGTTGGTTGCGGATTAAGTTCACCACATTGACCGAATAGCCATCAATTTCATTTTCAGCGTTGATATAGCTATAGGGGGCCTGGTTGAGACTAATCCCCACCGTTAAGATGCCAGTCCGAGCGACTTTTTCCATCACCGTTTCCGCCAGACCGGCCCGCGGTGTGACGAGCAACAACAGACTAGATAAGAGCAGAAGTTTAACTTTGGTAAACATATAGGGCATCCCAGGAATGGCTCTCAGTCTAAGAGGAATCAGGGTTCACTGGCAAGACTGGGCAAAATTCGCAGGGTCTTGGTCACGCCGATGTTGTTGGGGAATCGGGGGGCCTTGATTGGGGCCGACTAAACTAGCGGTTAACTCCAAAGAGTCTCGCAGTCGCTTGGCCGCATAGATAGACATATCCCGAGGCACACTAATTCGATCCCGGAGATACCTTAATGCCGCATCAGAATGAGCTGGAGGTATTACTGCTGCTCCTGTCATCAAATGGGTGAGGGCGGCGCGCAGGGCTGGATCAATCAGAGTCGGTGGGCCCGGATTAACCTGGATAATTTTTTCACGATGTTTGAGCACGCGAGTGAGGGCTTCAGTGCGGCTAGTTTCCGGTTCAGGGTAGGTCACGTCCGGTAGTCCAAACCAAGGGCCCTGATCCACCCGTTGCTGATAGGCATTGGTTTGAGGTTCCATATTGCTGTAACAGCCCCCCATCTGTGGCGGTAAATCATGGGCATGGGTATGGAAATCACTTTGGGTGCCGCGATAGGTTGGCAGCGTTTCCAGGCCTGTGAACCATTCCCCTAAGCTTGGGTTTTCCTCCCGCAGTGAGTATCCTTTGTAATAAAACAAGCTGGCATTCATCCGCTCCACATAGGGGACAAACACCACATCGGCGGTACTGAATTCTTCTAGGAAAAATGGGCCAGGAGTTTGAGCTAAGGCTGCCTCGACTTGGGCCACCACTTGCAAAAATTGAGCTTTATTTTGGACCTCTTCTCTAGCAGAGCGGGTCGGATAACAGAGCCAATTACACCAGGCCCGGAACAGTAACCGTTCTAAGCGGCGCAATGGCAACACCCGTGCATCAGTCATCCCCCAACCCAAGGGGCCAAAGGTAGTTTCTAAAGCTAAGAGAATGTCATCACTTTCCGTCAGTAAGCGGCCATCTAATTCCACTGCCGGGAGCATTCCAGAGGGGACTTTGCGCTTATACCAGGCCTCTTTTTGGCCATAGCAAAACATGGTGACTTTGGTAACTCGGTAGGGAATTTGCCTCTCTTCTAGCCAGAGCCAGACCTTCTGACAGTAGGGACACCAGGCATGATGATCTCGGTAAAGCGTCACCCGCACTGCTGATTCCGACTGGCCAAATAACCGGAGCCGGGCCTGGGCATTGGTGGGGCCGTTGACTAAATCCGGATGAAAATTGGCAAGGGCGGCTAATTCTGACCATGAGAGGGGGTAATTCATGCGGCGCGACTCAATTTTTTACCAACTGTTTCAGCAATTTCCGTCTCTGTTGTTTCAACTTGTGGACGCACCCCCTACTAATGCTAGTGCCTATCGGTTTGAGTCTGTCGCAGTCAAGGAAGCTCAGTTTCAAATTGATGGAGTCTTTTTACCACCGGAAACAGCAGGACCTGGAACAATTTATTTCTGTGAAGTGCAATTCCAACGAGATGAACAACTGTATGAACGTCTGTTTGCTGAGTTATTTCTCTATTTTTACCGTCATCGGGGTAACTTTTCTGACTGGCAGGCCGTGATTATTTATCCCCATCGCAACACAGAGCAGGCAGAATTAACTCCCTATGCTGAATTATTGAATAGTGGCAAGGTTCACCGGATTTTTATTGATGAGTTAGGAGAGCCAGAGAATTTATCCCCAGAATTAGGACTGATGCGATTGACCATTGAATACGAATCCAGTGCGCCGCGATTAGCCGGAGTAATTCTAACCAAAGCCGAGGCATCTACTCCCAAGAGGCAAGCCATAATAGACTTAGTGACAACGATTATGGTTTATAAATTCACAACCTTAAGTCGGCAGGAGGTTGAGGCGATGTTAGGGTTTACGGTCAGCGAATTACAACAAAGCCGCTTTTATCAAGAGGTCAAGGACGAAGGACGGCAAGAGGGGCGACAAGAAGGTGAGTGAATTGGTACACAATGAGGGCGGCAAGAGGGATTAGAGTTAGAGGCTCGGTCATTGGTGCTGCGGCTGTTGACTCTGAAACTTGGGACTTTACCAGTCGGGATACAAAATCAAGTAGAGAGTTTAGGATTGCCCCAGTTAGAAGAATTAGCGATGGCGTTGCTAGAGTTTCAAGAGGTGGCGGATTTGGGGGCCTGGTTACAGAAGTTTTAATTTTCTATCAAATTATGACGATTATGTTTTCTAGAAGATAAGTTTGGCTAGGATCACCCCAAAGTTTATTGAGAATTGAGATCATGAAAAGCGGTAGGGGGCTAATTGCAGGGCTGTTACTGTGTCTAGGGGGAGCTCCGATAACTTTTTCCGGAGAAGTCATTGCTCAAGTTAGGCCGACTGAATACATTAGTCAAAGTGGGGGCCTGGCAGAAGCAAATCAACTTAATGAGCAAGCTGTAAAGCTTTATCAACAAGGACGTTACAATGAGGCCCTGCCTCTCTACCAACGTAGTTTAGCAATTTGGGAAAAAGCTCTTGGCCCCAACCATCCTAATGTTGCTACTGGCCTCAACAATTTGGGAGCACTCTACCAAGCTCAAGGGAACTACGCCCAGGCCCTGCCCCTCTATCAGCGTAGTTTAGCAATTCGAGAAAAAGCTCTGGGCCCGGATCATCCCGATGTCGCTTATAGTCTCAACAATTTGGCAGCACTCTACCAAGCTCAAGGGAACTACGCCCAGGCCCTGCCCCTCTATCAACGTAGTTTAACCATTTGGGAAAAAGCTCTGGGCCCGGATCACCTCAATGTCGCTTATAGTCTCAACAATTTGGCAGGACTATACCAAGATCAAAATAACTACCCCCAGGCCCTGCCCCTCCACCAACGTAGTTTAGCCATTCGACAAAAAGCTCTCGGCCCGGATCACCCCGATGTAGCCATCAGCCTCCATAATTTGGCAGCACTCTACCAAGCTCAAGGGAACTACGCCCAGGCCCTGCCCCTCTATCAACGAAGTTTAGCGATTCGGGAAAAAGCTCTCGGCCCCGATCACCCCGATGTAGCCCAAAGCCTCAATAATTTGGCAGCACTCTACCATGCTCAAGGGAACTACGCCCAGGCCCTGCCCCTCTACCAACGTGGTTTAGCAATTCGAGAAAAAGCTCTGGGCCCGGATCACCCTGATGTAGCTAATAGCCTCATTAGTTTGGCAGTAGTATACAAAGATCAAGGGAACTATGCCCAGGCCTTGCCCCTCAATCAACGTAGTTTAGCCATTCGAGAAAAAGCTCTCGGCCCCGATCACCCGTATGTAGCCTCCAGCCTCAACAGTTTGGCAGGAATATACCAAGATCAAGGGAACTACGCCCAGTCCGTGCCCCTTTATCAACGTAGTTTAGCCATTCGAGAAAAAGCTCTCGGCCCCGATCACCCTGATGTAGCTACTAGCCTCAACAATTTGGCAGTAATATACAAAGATCAAGGGAACTATGCCCAGGCCCTGCCCCTCTATCAACGTAGTTTAGCCATATTGGAAAAAGCTCAGAGCCCCAATGACCCCATTCTGGCCGCCAGCCTCAACAATTTGGCCATTTTATACTGGGCTAACAATACCACAACCCAAAGCCTCCCCCTCTTCAACCGAGCCTTGAATATTGAAGAAACAAATCTGGCGCAAAACTTAGTCATTGGCTCCGAAGAATACAAACGCAATTACTTAAAAACATTTACAGAGTCAACTAATGGGGCTTTGACTTACCACCTCCAGGCCATGCCGAGTTCCCCTGAAGCAGCCCAACAGGCCCTAACAACAATTCTCCGCCGCAAAGGACGGGTCTTAGATGTGCTCAGTAACGCCAGCCTCAGCCTTCGCCGCAACTTATCCCCCGCCGCTGCCCAACTCTTAGATGACTTGAGTGCGATTCGGACGCAAATTGCCCAAATTACATTTGCCACGGATTTGAAGCCCGGACAAATTGCAACGCTAAAAAACCTACAAGCGAATGCCGACAAAATTGAAACTGAACTCAGCCAGCGCAGTGCCACTTTTCAAGCCGTAACTCAACCTGTAACTATTGCCGCACTCCAACAGAAAATTCCAGCCGATGCTGCCCTGATTGAGTTTATGCAATACCAGCCCTTTAACCCGAAAATAGGTCAATTCCAGGCCCCGCGCTATGCTGCCTATATTCTGTTGCCCCAAGGAAACGTACATTGGGTAGATTTAGGTGAGGCCGCCAGACTGGAAGTGCAACTCAAAGAATTCATGAACAAAATCAGCGATCCCCGCTTGCCCAGTGGTGCCGTCAAGCCCGTTGCCCGCCAAACCGATGCCCTCCTCCTTGAACCCATCCGGGCTAAATTGGGAACTCAGGTGAAGCATTTACTCATTGCTCCTGATGCCGAACTCAACTTAATTCCGTTTGCCGCTCTCGTCGATGCTCAAAATCGCTATTTAATTGAAACCTATCAAATTACCTATCTCACCTCTGGTCGAGACTTACTCCGCCCCGGTACCCCTAGCTCGAACCCGCCCCTGATTTTTGCCAATATTGACTATGACCGACCTGGGGTGCCCAGCAGCACTCCCACTCTCCTTGCCCAAGGATCATCATCAGCCAGTGGAACGAGAGGTGTTAACCAAGTCAGTCAAG is from Synechococcus sp. PCC 6312 and encodes:
- a CDS encoding AMIN domain-containing protein; the encoded protein is MNQSQALQRIGVSCLTASLLLPLAQPAAFGADTEITGIKLNSTPNGIQVVFNVQGNLRPPVFTVNRGNASIADISNSQLRLPQGGAFRQDNPAPGITSLEVAQLDPKTIRITVNGVASAPSSQVVRKPDGSGLLLNFITAQKPAGPATPPISGQPANTFPGPNPVPPLQARAVAPPVGDIVIAPVLSDPDVIDLGTSERIPRLLLREAPVREVLGLLARAAGANIAYSEDSGGPGAGPQTISLDIENESVQDVFNYVIRVAGLQANRQGRTIFVGSQLPPEAQNRIVRTIRLNQMWATIQTQTVQTLTSQANTGGSVGAIAGSASSGTTAGTSTPVQTSINRQTQITDNINQLGALELLQSYGANQGATTPQGSQFQSTLLAGLSVIADARTNSVTLIGTPRKVEMAMSIISQLDVRKRQAMVNVKFVDVNLLKGRVFNTNIQTNFGDSLTAAIFDPNGLSVSSGTQPPGQSPPVVIPPDRENTTAIIFPPIAIPGLPVGQTVSNFFANIILQVQTGNVTILTNPTLVIQEGSAAQVNLTQEVFSGITSTASTTGTGSGAAVAATSITPIIRQAGVIFNVTIDQIDDNGFITMQLSPEVSAPSGTYSVVFPGVSLPSTGTLLSQRRMESGRIRLRDGQTLVLAGIIQDQDRSTVTKIPILGDLPILGRLFRQESSTRDRRELVVMVTPKVMDDSQNATNGYIYSPGQGISPQMQQQILTPPRRY
- the folP gene encoding dihydropteroate synthase; translated protein: MGILNITPDSFSDGGEFVSLEAALKQAQGLADAGVDILDVGGQSTRPGAVEISLDQELGRVIPVIQAIRQGLDIAISIDTTRSEVAQAALNAGADLINDVSGGKDDPKIFQVAAQTEAPIILMHRRGTPQTMQTLTDYRDLIGELQEFFQTQISTALSFGISKSRIVIDPGIGFAKTTTQNIQLLQNLRHFQTLGCPILVGTSRKRFIGEILNQPEPKGRVWGTAATCCYAIAQGVDLVRVHDGLEIVQTCRMADALWRKP
- the obgE gene encoding GTPase ObgE — its product is MQFIDQAEIEVRAGKGGDGIVAFRREKYVPAGGPAGGNGGHGGSVILEAVTHLQTLLDFQYARIFKGEDGKRGGPSNMTGASGPDRIIQVPCGTVVLDAQTGEMLGDLVEPGQQLLVAKGGKGGLGNKHFLSNSKRAPDYALPGLAGEERFLRLELKLLAEVGIIGQPNAGKSTLISILSAARPKIADYPFTTLIPNLGVVRRPNGDGTVFADIPGLIAGAHLGAGLGHEFLRHIERTKVLIHLLDATGDDPFAAYETIQAELAAYGHGLASRPQIVALNKIDALLPEDIETIQAQFPDSLNILTISAATGAGLEVLLTHVWACLDAYNQDRQDMNDDDTLLYVPI
- a CDS encoding site-2 protease family protein; its protein translation is MVWVSLLLLGLILYLLVQRGAARMSRTPAWLLWLVLMMPAFFIVAWMLVKGQQAIPSLLLIMVFIFSSFLYWVLLRRNLPAAPTPETNPQAQAEAEPVQNLLNRAEEAQLQGCFPWSLYYLQQIEYRPQAVICRGQMRGQAEKVYTTVQDNIALQFGDRFLVTFQMGGSDKPFFALIPKQRIPSPGQLTRPLVTGLLFAFTLLTTTLAGAALAQPNLTVAMVIRSPQLLLAGLPYALALVGILGVHESGHYFMAKYYQIQATLPYFIPIPFGLGTLGAFIQIRSPIPHRRALFDVGIAGPLAGLLVTLPILVWGLGQSQLVELPQDSSSRLSIEALNPRISILFALFCRFVWGADLTTLSGIHLHPVAIAGALGLVVTALNLMPVGQLDGGHIVHAMYGHRAGAIIGQITRLLVLVLSFVQPWLFFWAIILFLMPAFDEPAVNDVSELNSWRDGLGLVALGLLILIIFPVPEPLAGLLLSAHPTP
- the grrP gene encoding extracellular substrate binding-like orphan protein GrrP, which codes for MFTKVKLLLLSSLLLLVTPRAGLAETVMEKVARTGILTVGISLNQAPYSYINAENEIDGYSVNVVNLIRNQLSQELGKPITLQAVQAEDAAAQISKLQNREVDIVCNTAFTWNRDQYVDFSTSYNIVNVRVLVPQGSNLLTLQALAGKRLAVVPNTVFEKAAKLAQPQATLVPIATFTDALKALKAKKVDGVVGDSLFIMALSQSLGMTNLDLAPQSPLASYGVGCMLPQGDATFRRQVNYTIVKFMGEFLRGDPQATELINTWIGEAGLVQVDPEVLRNFFRFTVMTHEQIP
- a CDS encoding glutathione S-transferase family protein, with the translated sequence MNYPLSWSELAALANFHPDLVNGPTNAQARLRLFGQSESAVRVTLYRDHHAWCPYCQKVWLWLEERQIPYRVTKVTMFCYGQKEAWYKRKVPSGMLPAVELDGRLLTESDDILLALETTFGPLGWGMTDARVLPLRRLERLLFRAWCNWLCYPTRSAREEVQNKAQFLQVVAQVEAALAQTPGPFFLEEFSTADVVFVPYVERMNASLFYYKGYSLREENPSLGEWFTGLETLPTYRGTQSDFHTHAHDLPPQMGGCYSNMEPQTNAYQQRVDQGPWFGLPDVTYPEPETSRTEALTRVLKHREKIIQVNPGPPTLIDPALRAALTHLMTGAAVIPPAHSDAALRYLRDRISVPRDMSIYAAKRLRDSLELTASLVGPNQGPPIPQQHRRDQDPANFAQSCQ
- a CDS encoding Rpn family recombination-promoting nuclease/putative transposase; translation: MRRDSIFYQLFQQFPSLLFQLVDAPPTNASAYRFESVAVKEAQFQIDGVFLPPETAGPGTIYFCEVQFQRDEQLYERLFAELFLYFYRHRGNFSDWQAVIIYPHRNTEQAELTPYAELLNSGKVHRIFIDELGEPENLSPELGLMRLTIEYESSAPRLAGVILTKAEASTPKRQAIIDLVTTIMVYKFTTLSRQEVEAMLGFTVSELQQSRFYQEVKDEGRQEGRQEGE